The DNA segment AATATTTATCGTATAAATTACATGCAATTAACTTATAAATGATTTAATCACCATGCATATAACATTATAAGTTAAAATTGTTTCAATTTGTAGTAAACAAAAAACTTATGCTTTTGTTTTCTTGGACCACTAGCTATAAAACTTTGCTGAatctagagagagagagttaatGAAAAGTATTCGGCGCAGGAAAAtttagttatatgctaaattaATCATAATAGGGCTTGTGTCAAAGTAAAGAATTCGTAAATGTTCTTTATATTTGGTACGAATTTATTAGACAAATATATTATTAATTTCACTTTCAGGACTTTAAATGTAGAAGAAAAAGATCTTAAAAGAACAACTATGAAAAATTGCCTTGGGTTGATTAAACCAGTTAAGGCTCCAATACCGCAAAGAGTTCTTTCATTCACTCCTTATCATGTGTGGTTAcaacaagaatatatatatatggagttcCATGATGTATAAGACTCCTAAGTCTATAGACATACAGAGAGCAATATAATACAAGTTCGTATACTACAGGGAACCTAAACCCACAACAAATAGATAACTTAAACCAAAATTTTAGTTGGTCTAGGATTATCCTTTACACTCCCCACAAGTTGAGGAGGGGTAGGAACCACTGCTAACTTGGTCTTCAACTGCAAGAATCTGCTCTTTGACAAAGGCTTTAACAATGCATCAGCAACCTGGTCATGAGAGCTTACATATCGAACATATAAGGACTTTGCTCGAACTCGCTCGcgaacaaaataaaaatcaatttcCATATGCTTTGTCCTTGTATGAAAGATGGGATTAGCTGTCAAATACGTAGCATTTAAATTATCACACCATAGAGTAGgaatagaagaagaaaaacaaccaATCTCACGAAGAAGATGCGCAGTCCAAATAATTTCTGAAGTGGCAGTCGCAAGAGCTCTATACTCTGCCTCAGTACTAGAGCGTGACATTGCTCGTTGCTTACGTGATGCCCATGAAATGAGATTAGATCCCAAAAAGATAGCAAACACAATAGTAGATTTTCGATCATTTACATCACCTCCCCAGTCTGAATCAGTGTACCCATGCAGCAAGGTGGATGTGTCTTTAGCAAAAAACAAGCCATGAGATGGAGTTGCCTTAATGTATCGTAGAATACGTTTGACAGCAGTCCAGTGAATATCCAAAGGGCAATGCATGAACTaagatatcatcaacatagatcAGACATAAGAGTTTTCTTTCACCAGCACACTTAAAAACAATGAACTATCAGTTTTGGATCCCAAAAATCCTAGTGAAAGTAAGGCATCAGTGAGGCATTTATTCCACATTCGGGGAGCTTGTTTCAGGCCATAAAGAGAGCGTTTGAGAATTTTTGGGTCAAACCTTTGGTCGACTAAGCTTCCCACTTTGTGTTACACCAGAAAACCTATTACTATGTCATTATATATAGCTATAGCTTTTAATTTGTTGTGCAACAGAGTCCGTGTATATTTATGTAATCATATTCTAGAATGTGTCTATTTAGGATTGTTGATTCCAATATCACCAAATTCAATACTCCACCAAATTTTTACCAGAGTTGTTTAACATTTAAATTGTTGTGTATTTCTGTCAAATTCATGATAATATTGTCCTTGATTTCTGTTAAGCCAAATAGTATGTAATTGATTGTTGCAGTCTTTGTAAGTTAgttttatttgttatattttttggATTAGGAGATACTTTACTTAGATAAGTATTGGACTATAATAACATACAACTACTTAAGCGATAGCTGCTATCTTTGATTAAATCCTACTGCATAGTTTATAGAGTTACCCAATATCCTTTTTGTTCTCTTCTAGGGAATTTATTACTTAAAGTTGGAATTCTTTAGCCATCATTTTGATCATCACCTCAGATAATCCTTTTCTTGCAATTCAGGATATTAACAAATGAGTAGGTACTCAAGCGACTTGGAGAGGAAGGAGTGGAAAAAAGAGCTGAAGAAGTGAAGATATCTCTTGTCTCGATATTAGTTTGAATGCAGCAATGTTGAATTGTAAAGGTTTATAGCTATTCACAATTTTATTCTTGTATAGGGATCTTATGTTtgcaaatattttttttgtttaaattctCTATGGTGAATGACATTTGTAGGTACAATTTGAACTTTGATGGTTATACTTTTCTGTTAatggaataaaattttagtttctaCATTATAGGATATGTTGCATAAACATCAATGAGTATTTCAATTTTGACATTAAAGGATGTGCTACAGAAGTGTCACTAGTCACTCAAATTTCCCACACACTTTTAAATGTCATAAACTAAATAAGCTACAAACTATGTATTTACCGACAATATACTAAATGTCAGAAAATTTAATGTGACATTTCAAAAAGAGTCATGAAATAAATGTTGTAAATTATTTACCGACATTAATATAAATGTCGGAAATTTCCCGATATTTGACCTAAATGTAAAATAAATGTCGGTAAGTAATTTTATGACATTTATGACACTTAATATGACATTTATTCGTAGCCCTCTTAATTGGAATTTTGAAAGACAATTAATTAAGAGTCGATTCACTTAATTGTAATGATAATCTTACTTAAAGAAACCTACTGATAAAGTAATTGTTAGAGGGAGGGTGGCTAGCTAGCTACTAGGGCAATGAAAACTTTAATATTTGGAATAAAATATATGAATTGTGTGTAATTGTGGTTCTAAAATTTGCAAGATCATAGCTTAAAGGGAAAAAAGTAATAAAATCTTGAGATTTCTAGAGGAAACCCAAAAGagacattaaaaaaaaaattcaatttttaagGATTTATTTACCAAAACAAAACTGTATTGCATGTACATAGAGATAATTCCAGAGACTTCTACTTATGTTTGACTTCGCAACAATGTGATTATAGTATTACACTTACCTTCTTCGTTTGATTTTCGTCGTACTAATTATTTTAACCTCATGAAATATTATGATTGGACTAATTTATTCTTTTTGCCGGGGTCTACCAGAAAGAGTCTTTCTGCACTTTCGGGTTCTTACCTCGTTGTTTGAGATTTAAATCTTTTGCTTTTTGACCATATATTTGGATATAGAATCTTTTTATTTTTCGAAATGAAAatttacatacttaaaaataacataaaagtaCTCTAAGTTACaatacatacttaaaaataacataaaagtaCTCTAAGTTACAATAATTAATAACGTAAAATTTTTAAGAGACATAAGAAAAATTTATGGTTAAAGTATAATTAGTTTGCCTCTCCGAATCCTAACAccttcacataaattgggacaaaaAAATATACTATTTTGTTAAGTTAACTTCCTAATAATGGAATTGTGTCTTATAGCTTGTTTGGGTTGTTGTTACatgtcgtttcataatgtatcgtattgtattgtattgcattgtactgtattgtttgatgaatacaacatttggatagattgtatcattTGCCGTCATTATATATTGTCACACaccaataatataaaaaataaacttGTAACATTATTAAAAATAATAGGATACTGAGTAAAATTATTGTATAAAAAAATAGGGCGaaagataaaatatgattatttaataataatgaagggcaAGATAAGAGAGAAAAGTAAGGTAACAACGCCACCACAGCAAATTCAGTGACATTTTTCGCAACAAGAAATTTAATAATAcgaaataaaatttaagtaataatcaaaacaaatattgaaTACCGCCAAGGTATACACTCAAAGGTGACGACGCTACATTTTCACAATCTGTCACTCTTCTTCGGAGAAGTAAGATTTACCAAAAGTTGGGGAAAGAAACAGATTCTTTAAATTGAGAAATTGAAAGAGTATCAGAAGAGACAACCCACGATCAATATTAATCATGCCATCAGGTGCAAAGAAGCGAAAAGCTgccaagaaaaagaagaaattgcAAGAAAAATATGGCCACAATATTAATAATGGCCAGTTTTCCAACTCTGTTACTTCTACTGATGCTCATTCTCATGGTATTTTTATCCCCTTATTGCCTTTTTTCACTCTCCTTCATTAATTAGTACTGTAGAGTTATTGAGTATTGTGCATTTGACGTGTTCATGCTGGATCCGGGTAAGGGCCGCACCCCTGGGGTGTGATAGAGATAGTCTAGCCTAATGAGTATTAGTCGCTGCTTTCACGATACGTAGGTCTtgttcctatatatatatatatatatatatatatatatgctttaaCTGTACTTTTGGGGAATAATAGTTGATGACATATGATAATGTACAAGTTAATGGCATATGGTAGTCTTTCAATTTGTAAGATAATAAGGTATGAGGCTGCTTTAGGGGGCCCTAAGCGACGCCAATCCATATTCAGGAAATTACGCCGCATGGACCTTTTTCGAACTACAGTTCAAAAATTTTACCCCCGTTAAGAAGATTTTGATAAAATAGCCCCGCTGTCAGAATTTTAAGCATGCTGCCTGAATTTTTCTATATGAAATTTTTTGATGATTGCCAATTTGCCATATTTTGTGGCAAATCTTGTTGATCATTCTAGTGATTGCCTTGTTTTTCAAATCATGGTGATCACCATATGAAATGTTTTAACGACTGTTATATTTTTGAAAATCCTGGTGATTACCATATGAAAATTTCTAGCGACTGCCATGTTTTTGAAAATCTTAGTGATTGCCATATGAAATTTTCTGGCGATTGTCATGATTTTACACAAATCCTGGCAATAAATTCTAGTAATTGTCATGTTTTTGTGGCAAATTTGATGATCACCATATCAAAAATTCTGGTGATTGCTAGGAGCGCTTCGCAAAATTGTGGTGAGGCTGTTTTCCCAAGACTTTTCGTACCAGGGTCAAGAAATCAATAATGGCACCAAAGTGTCCTATTTCTGCCATTTTCCCATCCAGATTAGTTGAGCCACCCTATAGTTGTATGATAAGGTATGAGGTCCCTTTAATGGGCCCTATGTGGCGCCAATCCCAATTAGTCGAGCCAGTCCTACAAGTTGTAAGATAAGGTATGCTTTTAATGGTATCTATGCGGCGCCAATCCCTATTAATCGAGCCAGTACTACAAGTTGTTAGACAAGGTATGATGACCCTTTAGTGGGCCTTACGTGGTGCCAATCCGGATTATTCGAGACAGACATATTTATGAATTATGATtataaaaatttaacaacaacaGCTAAGTGTTGAATGAAGTAAAGTAAGTGATATCAACTAGGAATCaggatatttttaaaagaaactgTTCTTTTGGTAGTTTCAATAATTTAATGTGATCAAACGGAAAAACTTTTCTAGTTTGCCTTTTACTATTCTTAATCAAATCTGGACATAACCATCTGCATCTGTAAAATCATTTACTTATCTTCAAGACCTTTACAGTTTGATCTGTCCTTCAACTTTGGCTTTGTGTTTTTGGCTTATATTCTCTTGTTTTGTTTACTTGTTATACTTTTCCTGGATACTCTTATGTGTCTCAATTATTATCTAGTAAGTTATCAGTTATTTCAGTGTTTTATAATACATGTGTATTGTTTTATGTTTATTTGTATATCGTGCGTGGTTTGTATTGTCTCACTTcatgatttttccttttttggtAATAATAATTAGTTAATGACTACATTCAGCCTAATGCTGGCACATGTTATTTTCATTCTTGTCCGCTTCATAGTTGTTACTGTTGAATCAATGTAGCCTTAGTTGAAAGATAGAGCACAACGGAAGAAGAAGATTTATATAGATACTAATTAGTTGGGAATGCTTATTTTCTTAGTCAGGTTAATACAGTTACTTACGTCCTATACTTTCTAGGAGTCTTTTAGCACTAATAGAGCTTCTTATGTCAGTCGGAAATATAGAGATCTTATGTAGTActtttcgtttttatttttatttgtcttaATGTCGGCCTGAGATGAATTTAAACGGGAACATGTCACTGAGGATTCATATTTGCTGACACCAACTTGTTTAGGACTGAGTTATAGCTGCTGTTGTATCACTTGAGGGTGATTGCTAATTTGTGGAAATATTTTTGTGTTGAATCACTGGGTTTGAACCAATGTATGAAAGGTGTGGAGGATTTAAGGCATGATGATAATAGAGAGACCAATGGAAGGGAGGTAAGTTTCCCTGCCACTCAAGATCATCAGAATTACCAGCACCAGTTAACTGAGGGGACCTTGCATTCTGTTGAATCAACGGAGAAGGAAAATGAGGAGAGAGATGTGGGAGTTATGGATGATAAAACCCGAGTCTCAGACATTTTAGTGGATATGAGATTAGAGAAAAGGGACAATGAAGCTAGCGCAGCGTTGCGTGATGATGCTGTAGCGACTTCAGATGCAAATCCCTCTGCGGCCCTAGGAAACGAAGAAAAACTAGAGCTTGCCTGCGATACGCCTGCAGTTCATGCCAGTGTTTGCGCAGATGAGATGAAAGGTTCTCCGCATGAGGATCAGGTTTACCACTTTTCTCTGGCTTTTTGAGACAGTGTCGTAGAATTCTCTAAGCACCTGGCACTTTTATGCCCTTATTAAGAAGAAAACTTTCATATGTAGTCAGTGCGGAGCTACAGTAGAAGAAAACGCGGTGACTTTTTCCGAGACCCTGTATTTATAATTTAGAACCCATACACTTCaaatcctagctccgcctctgCTTGCCAGTTTATTCTTTTCGCATCTTGTAAACTTATCTTTTTGTAATTATATGTATGCAGCGACCGGTAGCTTTGGTTCCACGACCAGTGCAAACAACTTCTTGGAAGAGTTGCTGTGGCTTTTTTGAGGTGTTTGCAGGATCGAATAAATAACTTCAGGTTGGAAatccttctttctatttttttcttttctctcttggcACATCGGTTTTCACATGGCAAAGGTATATAGGAACAAAAATGTGCAACTCTTATCAGTTGGATGATCTACTTTTGACCTCTTGGCTTTCGTTCTGATCGTTATCCTTATTTTGTTATCTTTGAAGATGTAATAATTAAGTGCTTCTTAATTTAAAAATTGGGCTCTTTGCAATTCGCAGTAATTGACCGCTACCTTCTAGTTTGGTTTCATTAGGAATTGTAAACCTTGAGAAcagaggcggagctaggatttGAAGTTTATCCGTTCCAGAATCTAATTTGTTTAAGttactgagttctaaattaataaattatacatattcgatgaattttttaagacaaatacatggtATGGACAAAAGCTACCGGGTTCTAATTATTCTCCCTCTCTCTTTGTCTCTCGCACTTTGCCTCTTTTTGTTTTCCtccccgggggggggggggggaccaaAATGTCCTTTTTTCCAAGCTTTTGTCTGTAAGTTATTTCTTGAAACTGATATCATTGGTTTCAAATGGATTTAGAGGGTGATTTGGCTAAAACGGGTGGCTTCGCTCTACTGTTTGATTAACTTTTGGATCATCGATGGCCAAATTGCAAACTTCCTAAATCTGGCATACACCAGATCATAACCTTATTTCCATTTCAAGAGCATGTTTTATCGTCTTCTATTTGTTTGTTCTTAAGGGGATCAGACTGTTAGGGACGTTATGCCTGTTATACTGCCAAAACAAATGTAGAGCATACATACGGGATGATTTGGGATAGTTGAGTGACGATTTGAATTTGTTATGTTTAGGAAACAAATGAGGTTGTTTGAATCCTAGccttcaaattttccaactcGTTTAGCGTTTCTTTTTTAAGGATACTAAATTGATGTGTgcttgcttttttttcttttcatcttaGTAACACCTAATTGATATTTGGTTGGAGTTTGCCAACTTTACTATATCTGGCAATTGATATTACTTTCCTACTGCAGCATTGACATACATTTTGATTCCAAGCAAATCTTTTTCGCGATGCAGAGGAGAGTACGAAGGTTGAGTAGACAAGCAAAATCTTGGAGGTTTTTAGTGAATATAGAAGTTTATGATagttttcatcttcttgaacAATCACGAGCTAAGAACATCGTTAGACAAGCTTATATTTCTGTTATCCTGGTCTTACATTTAgacttctctataacaacatccctatataacaacacttctcTATAACACCATCCCTATATAATAACAATTCTCTATAAAAGCCAAGctttttcggaaccaattttcatgttatgttataatatatgttctctgtaacagcacttcgctataacaaccaaaaatattcggaacaaacgaaactgttatagagaggtttgactataTTTGAAAAGCACCTCGGCGCACCTTGTTTTTTGTACTGCTTTCCTGGGTTTTTTTGGCAGTGGTTAGCTTTTTGGCGCGATGTCACCATAGTTTTTTAAGGAGAGCTGTTTCTTTAGTTGCACAGGGAACTTAAAATTAGAATTTCTTTTTTATTGGTTTTTGCTAGTTTAACCTGCAGCACATATTGTTAATAATTTCTTGATTTAGTTGAACATATGCTTCCCAATCTGTTACTTCAGTAGTTACCCCTTTCCATTCTTCTGCACTAATTAGGTGCATATTTTATGAAAGAAATGGTTGTCTTTCTGGTTTTCAATGTAACACCTAGCAGAGCAGTGATATTGTTCCCTTTGCGCCCAGGCCTGTACAGTTTTAAAATGTTTTACTAGTGTCTAAGGCGTACTTCCTTATATATCTAGTATCCTATCCGTGTTTTATCGACGTAGGATTTTCCTATGGTGTTACATACAATCCCCTTAGGGACgtaagtttgtcacgacccaaagatCATAGAGTCTGTGCCCCTCACTCGTATGTGCCCCTCACTCGTACTGTGTAATACATTTGTTTTATACGATTTAGTGGAATATGTATTTGTACAAACAAGAATGagaaatacaaaattaaataggaaaaaagaaaaatggaaaagtaCTCAATCCACACTCTTCACACTATATGAttcaaacttcaagctcatttatcTCCTTGTTGAAGTACCATGAATAGCAGCTATATACACCAATTGAGTGAAAGATAGGATTATCAAGAATGCTTCCATTGTTATCTGCAAATTGATCAAAATAGAAAAGTTAACAAATTGTGatatcatgtttttttttttcaaaaactattaaCAAGGTAATTCAATTGTATCATATGCTCACCAATCTTGCATTCCTCAACTCCAATTCAATTTCTTTCCAAGCAAAGCTGCACAAAAGAGCATCCGAGTTGTCATATTATAAAGATAAAATGGTACTCCCTCCccagtttatgtgaacatatttcctttttggtctgttccaaaaagaatgatccacTTTTTAGCTTAAATTTCTAATTCTACCCTtaaatgagaagcttttataatcgtacaaatactctggacccctttCTGAATtttttaggaccacaaattccaagtcttcattttttcttaaactccgtgcccagtcacacaggttcacataaattggaacgtaGGGAGTATATAATTTAAGAGCAACGTTTGCATATTTTGCACAAAATTCGAGATACACTAGTTATCGCGACTTTGATCAAACTTCTATATGCTGATAGTGTAAAGTAATTTTTGCACTATCTATGGAATTTAACATGTTGTAGCAGGTTGTGTGCCTTATTTCTGAGTAAACTAGTTCCACTTATCATAGGCCAAGTTATCTTTTAAGTGATCGGCTAGTGTAAAAATTCTTTTACATTATCAATACATGGAAGAAGTTAAACTTTGAATGACTTCTTTTTCAAATAACCATTTGATATCCGGAACCCGCTGGCCCGACTAATCTAGATTCCCATCGTGTGCGGTCCAAAAAGGGGAAACGCTCCCTACTAGGAGTTTTTCTATTCCCGTAACTCAAACCCGAAATTTATGGTTAAGGATAGAAGGATTTCATCCATCCCGTCACACCCCTTGATGGTAAAATCCGAATGACTTACCCCGTGGCGAGAAGCGTAAAACCCCATGCAATGATGgcagcagaagcagcagcttgtAAGCTGTCAATATTCCAATAGCGAATGTGGTTGAATCCAGAGAGGGCTGATGCAACTCCCACAACCCCAGAAATCAAAGCAAACACAACAAAGAATCCAGTAGCAGCATTCCCCATTGGGAAGTATATTGGTGAGAAATGTGCAGGAAGATTAAATCCTGGACctgttaaaaaaaaatacaaacttatatattATTAATCCACAGACCATCTTTCTTAAAATGTTTGAGAAGATGCGAATTCATGATATAATCAGTGAGTTCAAAATGAGCATCATTTAGTTATGTGCACGATTTAAAGTTTTAACAGAATTCAAGCCGAAAGCAGTGAGTTTAGTTAAACTCAAAAAACCCGTCCTAGGTCTGCCTATGCGCCAGACCAGGCTCTGCAAGTATGTAATTAGTCGAGGAGCGCGCAAGCCGAACTGACAAcacaattattaaaaaaaaacaatggTAAAATTGAATGTTTGTAGACAATGATTATACCTAAGATGAAACCATGATCAATGGCAAAGTTCATAGCCCATCCACCAATGCCTAAAACAATGACATACATGCAGAAATTGAGTACCAAAAGCAAAGATGCAACAGGTTTTAGCTGTCCATCAGCCATTTTTGGATCTGAGAAAGTTGATACTAAAGAAGGAAACTATTCTTGATCAAAGATATTTGATTTATGGGTTTTGTAGAGGGTTTTAGGTTGAGAAGATTTTATGCACATACATGTGTTTCTTGCAATTTCTTTGGGTTTTATATATGAATACTTATACCTGAaggttttttgttcttttcttgtaGGGTTGATTGTTCTAAAAGGGATTTGTG comes from the Nicotiana tabacum cultivar K326 chromosome 14, ASM71507v2, whole genome shotgun sequence genome and includes:
- the LOC107773269 gene encoding uncharacterized protein LOC107773269 isoform X1; this encodes MPSGAKKRKAAKKKKKLQEKYGHNINNGQFSNSVTSTDAHSHGVEDLRHDDNRETNGREVSFPATQDHQNYQHQLTEGTLHSVESTEKENEERDVGVMDDKTRVSDILVDMRLEKRDNEASAALRDDAVATSDANPSAALGNEEKLELACDTPAVHASVCADEMKGSPHEDQRPVALVPRPVQTTSWKSCCGFFEVFAGSNK
- the LOC107773269 gene encoding uncharacterized protein LOC107773269 isoform X2 produces the protein MLLMVSMRRQSLLIEPVLQVVRQGVEDLRHDDNRETNGREVSFPATQDHQNYQHQLTEGTLHSVESTEKENEERDVGVMDDKTRVSDILVDMRLEKRDNEASAALRDDAVATSDANPSAALGNEEKLELACDTPAVHASVCADEMKGSPHEDQRPVALVPRPVQTTSWKSCCGFFEVFAGSNK
- the LOC107773851 gene encoding membrane protein PM19L-like, with product MADGQLKPVASLLLVLNFCMYVIVLGIGGWAMNFAIDHGFILGPGFNLPAHFSPIYFPMGNAATGFFVVFALISGVVGVASALSGFNHIRYWNIDSLQAAASAAIIAWGFTLLATGFAWKEIELELRNARLITMEAFLIILSFTQLVYIAAIHGTSTRR